Proteins encoded together in one Triticum dicoccoides isolate Atlit2015 ecotype Zavitan chromosome 7B, WEW_v2.0, whole genome shotgun sequence window:
- the LOC119340631 gene encoding NAC domain-containing protein 21/22-like → MNSLSMVEARLPPGFRFHPRDDELVLDYLTRKLGGGAGGAAAAVASIYGCPTMVDVDLNKIEPWDLPEIACIGGKEWYFYSLRDRKYATGQRTNRATESGYWKATGKDRSISRKGLLVGMRKTLVFYQGRAPKGKKTEWVMHEFRKEGQGDLMKLPLKEDWVLCRVFYKTRATVAKLPTGSSYNIDSAAATSLPPLVDNYIAFDHPGMSTVQNLEGYEQVPCFSNGPSSHPSSSASMNIPVTAMAPMAADQEQQHMGKAIKDALSQLTRFEQGNVKREAPAQGGVFAQDGFEYLADSGFSQMWNSLN, encoded by the exons ATGAATTCGCTGAGCATGGTGGAGGCGAGGCTGCCGCCGGGGTTCAGGTTCCACCCGCGGGACGACGAGCTCGTGCTCGACTACCTGACCAGGAAGCTCGGAGGCGGTGCCGGAGGGGCGGCGGCCGCGGTGGCGAGCATCTACGGCTGCCCCACCATGGTCGACGTCGATCTCAACAAGATCGAGCCCTGGGACCTCCCTG AAATTGCATGCATTGGCGGCAAGGAGTGGTACTTCTACAGCTTGAGGGACAGGAAGTACGCTACAGGCCAGAGAACAAATAGAGCAACTGAATCGGGCTACTGGAAGGCCACCGGAAAAGACCGATCAATAAGCCGGAAAGGGTTGCTTGTTGGCATGAGAAAAACCCTAGTGTTCTATCAAGGCAGAGCCCCTAAGGGGAAGAAGACTGAGTGGGTCATGCACGAATTCCGCAAGGAAGGGCAAGGCGATCTGATGAAGTTGCCACTCAAG GAGGACTGGGTCTTGTGTAGGGTTTTCTACAAGACTAGGGCAACCGTTGCCAAGCTACCCACAGGGAGCAGCTACAACATTGACAGTGCAGCCGCAACCTCACTGCCTCCTCTCGTTGACAACTACATTGCCTTTGACCATCCTGGAATGTCGACGGTGCAAAACCTAGAGGGTTATGAGCAAGTGCCCTGCTTCTCCAATGGTCCCTCCTCTCACCCATCGTCGTCGGCCTCGATGAACATCCCGGTGACGGCAATGGCGCCCATGGCTGCTGATCAGGAGCAGCAGCACATGGGGAAGGCAATCAAGGACGCGTTGAGCCAGCTCACCAGGTTTGAGCAAGGCAATGTGAAGAGGGAGGCGCCTGCCCAGGGTGGTGTGTTTGCTCAAGATGGGTTCGAGTACTTAGCTGATAGTGGCTTCTCACAGATGTGGAACTCACTCAATTGA